From one Clostridium cylindrosporum DSM 605 genomic stretch:
- a CDS encoding (2Fe-2S)-binding protein has product MFDLKINVNGVYYEKQIKPDTRLLDFIRNNLGLTGTKEGCGEGECGACTVIVNGIAVDSCLMLAMQCHEKNVETIEGLERDGVLHPVQKAFLDNGAVQCGFCIPGMVLSAKALLDSNKDPSEEEIKECISGNLCRCTGYDKMFKAIKSAKESYSGKDEI; this is encoded by the coding sequence ATGTTTGATTTAAAAATAAATGTTAATGGAGTTTACTATGAAAAACAGATAAAACCTGATACTAGACTCCTAGACTTCATAAGGAATAATCTTGGACTAACTGGAACAAAGGAAGGCTGTGGAGAAGGTGAGTGTGGAGCTTGTACAGTAATAGTTAATGGTATAGCTGTTGACTCATGTTTAATGCTTGCTATGCAGTGTCATGAAAAAAATGTTGAGACTATTGAGGGACTAGAGAGGGATGGTGTTCTTCACCCAGTTCAAAAGGCCTTTCTTGATAATGGAGCAGTGCAGTGTGGATTTTGTATTCCGGGAATGGTTCTATCAGCAAAGGCCCTTCTAGACAGCAATAAAGACCCCTCTGAAGAAGAAATAAAGGAGTGTATTTCAGGAAACCTATGTAGATGTACAGGCTATGATAAGATGTTTAAAGCAATTAAAAGTGCCAAGGAATCATATTCAGGAAAGGATGAGATATAG
- a CDS encoding FAD binding domain-containing protein, with the protein MGVKKVIKAYTIKEVIDALNENIEESTVIAGGTDLMIKLREGTLLHSILVDVSDVNEMKGISITSEAITLGASVTFSEIVKSEEIKKALPGFWEACSMVGAVQIRNMGTLGGNTANGSPAADSVPPLIALGAKLIISSLSGDVAVDISDFFIGKGNTALPKGSVIKEFIIPMQGKGSRIIAFDKLGLRNALAISRISSAVCLNVEGSIITEARVASGSIGILPTFEDKMSKFLIGKTLNEDTINEAAKHFSFIVSERLKGRSSLEFKKEAVKGVIIKTLTKALSQINSQEGLENV; encoded by the coding sequence GTGGGGGTAAAAAAAGTCATTAAGGCCTATACAATAAAAGAAGTAATCGATGCACTTAACGAAAATATAGAGGAGTCTACTGTAATTGCTGGAGGTACGGATCTAATGATTAAGCTTAGGGAAGGCACGCTCCTGCACTCTATCCTTGTAGATGTTTCTGATGTGAATGAAATGAAAGGAATAAGCATTACATCAGAAGCAATTACACTTGGGGCTTCAGTTACCTTCTCTGAGATAGTAAAGTCAGAAGAAATCAAAAAGGCCCTTCCAGGATTTTGGGAAGCTTGCAGTATGGTTGGTGCTGTACAAATAAGGAATATGGGTACACTTGGAGGAAATACAGCAAATGGATCACCTGCTGCTGACTCTGTACCTCCCCTTATAGCACTTGGAGCAAAGCTTATAATTAGTTCACTATCAGGAGATGTAGCAGTAGATATTTCTGATTTCTTTATAGGAAAAGGGAATACGGCACTTCCAAAGGGTTCTGTAATAAAAGAGTTTATTATTCCAATGCAAGGAAAGGGATCAAGAATAATCGCCTTCGATAAGCTTGGACTAAGAAATGCCCTTGCAATTTCAAGAATAAGTTCAGCGGTTTGTCTAAATGTAGAAGGCAGTATAATAACTGAAGCTAGAGTTGCATCAGGGTCAATTGGAATTCTTCCTACTTTTGAAGATAAGATGAGCAAATTCCTTATTGGAAAGACTTTAAACGAAGATACAATAAATGAAGCTGCAAAACACTTCTCATTTATAGTTTCAGAAAGACTAAAGGGAAGAAGTAGCTTAGAGTTTAAGAAGGAAGCAGTAAAGGGAGTTATTATAAAGACACTTACAAAAGCACTTAGTCAGATTAATTCTCAGGAGGGCTTAGAAAATGTTTGA
- the guaD gene encoding guanine deaminase, which yields MVPLKILKGNIIYTVVPEKFEVYENSYLVEIDGKVSGVYKHLPEELKDVEVEDFGDSLIIPGFVDMHFHAPQFQNIGLGLDEELLPWLEKYTFPEEAKYDNEEYAKRLYTNVAKALWKNGTTRAVLFSTIHKNGTKILMDVLDKAGIGAYVGKVNMDRNSPDFYIEDTDESLEKTEEWILETKDKYELVKPIITPRFVPTCSEKLMKGLAELSDKYNIKVQSHLSENEGEVEWVKSLHPEFNSYAAIYDGMGLLNDRTVMAHTVHNTDEEIKLLSKRGTISAHCPNANYNLSSGIMPVRRFLDAGVKVALGTDVGAGHQVGIYKVMSQAIEASKMNWFYNGKSEKCLTTSEAFYMGTKAGGEFFEKVGSFEKGYTMDALVINDESLGDKDFRSIEERLQRFIYCGDDRNIIRRYVAGKLISEPK from the coding sequence GTGGTACCTTTGAAAATATTAAAAGGAAATATAATTTACACCGTTGTCCCTGAAAAGTTCGAGGTGTATGAAAATAGTTATCTTGTTGAGATAGATGGAAAGGTTAGTGGAGTATATAAGCATCTTCCGGAGGAACTTAAGGATGTTGAGGTTGAGGATTTTGGTGATTCACTTATAATTCCAGGTTTTGTAGATATGCACTTTCATGCACCTCAGTTTCAAAATATCGGACTTGGCCTCGATGAGGAATTGCTTCCATGGCTTGAGAAATATACTTTTCCTGAGGAAGCAAAGTATGACAATGAAGAATATGCAAAAAGGCTTTATACAAATGTAGCTAAGGCCCTATGGAAAAATGGGACAACACGAGCTGTACTTTTCTCTACAATCCACAAAAATGGAACTAAGATTCTAATGGATGTATTAGATAAGGCTGGTATTGGAGCCTATGTTGGAAAGGTTAATATGGATAGAAATTCACCAGACTTTTATATTGAGGATACAGATGAATCACTTGAAAAAACTGAGGAGTGGATACTAGAGACAAAGGATAAGTATGAGCTTGTAAAGCCAATAATAACACCAAGGTTTGTACCTACATGTAGTGAAAAGCTTATGAAGGGACTAGCAGAGCTTTCAGATAAATATAATATTAAGGTTCAGAGTCATCTTTCTGAAAATGAAGGAGAGGTTGAATGGGTTAAGAGTCTTCATCCAGAGTTCAACTCATATGCAGCAATTTATGATGGAATGGGACTTTTAAATGATAGAACAGTAATGGCACATACTGTTCATAATACAGATGAGGAAATAAAACTCCTATCTAAAAGAGGCACTATTTCTGCACACTGTCCAAATGCAAACTATAACCTGTCATCAGGGATAATGCCAGTAAGAAGATTTTTGGATGCTGGAGTTAAGGTAGCACTTGGAACAGATGTAGGTGCAGGCCATCAAGTAGGAATATACAAGGTAATGAGCCAGGCTATTGAAGCCTCAAAGATGAATTGGTTTTATAACGGAAAAAGTGAAAAGTGCCTAACTACCTCGGAAGCATTTTATATGGGAACAAAGGCTGGTGGAGAATTCTTTGAAAAAGTTGGATCCTTTGAAAAAGGATACACTATGGATGCCCTTGTAATAAATGATGAAAGCCTAGGAGATAAAGATTTCAGAAGTATAGAGGAGAGGCTTCAAAGGTTTATATACTGTGGTGATGACAGAAATATCATAAGGCGTTATGTAGCTGGAAAATTAATTTCCGAGCCAAAATAA
- a CDS encoding NCS2 family permease, with product MEGLGKNNGKGNVSFVDRYFKLSERKTNVKTEFLAGLTTFIAMSYIIFLIPGQFLSAAGMPLSSATAATILSTAVATLLVGLYANLPIAMGPGLGLGAVFAFVMVGTMGLNWQTALGAVFVSGVVFLILAVTNVTKSIIESIPKVLKSAIGVGIGLFISFIGLKSSGIVADSPSTLITLGNLKNPATLLAVIGLIIICLLMARKVKGAFLIGIFATTIIGMIMGVTKVPTSINDFVSFIPAFPTDTFGKLDIMAAIGYGLLSIIFTITIVDLFDNIGTLIAVSGKAGLLDENGNLPGINKGLVAGSFAAMIGGLFGACTVTSYLESASGVAEGGKTGLTSVVTGALFLAALFLTPLAGLVPGAATAPVLIVLGALMIGEVVHIDFNDFTNGLPAFLTIVLMPLTASIVEGMAFGFISYVLVKLILGKSKEIKPLMYVLAVVFIIHLGIR from the coding sequence ATGGAAGGTTTAGGGAAAAATAATGGAAAAGGTAATGTCAGTTTTGTAGACAGGTACTTTAAGTTAAGTGAAAGAAAAACTAATGTTAAGACAGAATTTTTAGCAGGTCTTACGACTTTTATAGCAATGTCCTATATAATATTTCTTATTCCAGGTCAATTCTTAAGCGCAGCGGGTATGCCGCTTTCAAGCGCCACTGCTGCAACCATACTATCTACTGCAGTTGCTACTTTACTTGTTGGACTTTATGCAAATCTTCCCATAGCCATGGGACCAGGTCTTGGCCTTGGTGCTGTATTTGCCTTTGTAATGGTTGGAACTATGGGTCTTAATTGGCAAACAGCCCTTGGTGCAGTTTTTGTTTCAGGAGTTGTATTCCTAATACTTGCAGTAACTAATGTTACTAAATCAATTATAGAATCTATACCAAAGGTTTTAAAATCTGCAATCGGAGTTGGTATTGGTCTATTCATATCATTCATCGGTTTAAAAAGTTCTGGAATCGTTGCTGATTCTCCATCAACACTTATAACACTTGGAAATTTAAAAAACCCTGCAACACTGCTAGCTGTAATTGGACTTATTATAATTTGTCTACTTATGGCAAGAAAGGTTAAAGGTGCTTTCCTTATTGGAATATTTGCAACCACTATTATTGGAATGATTATGGGGGTTACTAAGGTACCTACAAGTATTAATGACTTTGTATCATTTATCCCTGCATTCCCAACTGACACATTTGGAAAGCTTGATATTATGGCAGCTATAGGGTATGGACTACTTTCAATAATCTTTACAATAACAATAGTAGATCTTTTCGATAATATTGGAACACTAATTGCTGTTTCAGGTAAAGCTGGGCTTTTAGATGAGAATGGAAATCTTCCAGGAATTAATAAGGGGCTTGTTGCAGGATCATTTGCTGCAATGATAGGTGGGTTATTTGGTGCTTGTACAGTAACGTCATACCTTGAAAGTGCATCAGGTGTTGCAGAGGGTGGTAAAACAGGACTTACATCTGTAGTAACTGGAGCTTTATTTCTAGCTGCATTATTCCTAACTCCACTTGCGGGACTTGTACCAGGAGCCGCTACAGCTCCAGTACTTATAGTCCTTGGAGCCCTAATGATTGGTGAGGTTGTTCATATTGACTTTAATGATTTTACAAACGGTCTTCCAGCGTTTCTTACAATAGTTCTTATGCCTCTAACTGCAAGTATAGTTGAAGGAATGGCATTTGGATTTATATCATATGTACTTGTTAAGCTTATTTTAGGAAAATCAAAAGAAATAAAACCTCTTATGTATGTACTTGCAGTGGTATTCATAATACATTTAGGAATAAGATAA
- a CDS encoding linear amide C-N hydrolase, with product MCTVFGKLQDEKLIIGKSFDWVQYGGNICFVPSYRSYGVNTIGCCFFEQMGSDRAYEGMNEKGLFVSTIALPTMGEEDRELTPLKINSLSMVRFILERASNVSEAMHIVKSFTIDYRIKYGWPKVHYFFADTGNNIGIYEENVFEEIINLNSEEYRILTNRSVESKIECIRYNKVKDFLEKNKVIKEVECIDILSMVKQESLTAWSTIYDINELKFSVFIEQNFENKYDFDLRKCLNKGKFSVDFAELKLNTKVMKRKRNEGYVKLEIF from the coding sequence ATGTGTACTGTATTTGGGAAACTTCAAGATGAAAAATTAATTATAGGGAAAAGTTTTGACTGGGTTCAATATGGTGGAAATATATGTTTTGTTCCATCCTATAGAAGTTATGGAGTTAATACTATAGGATGCTGCTTTTTTGAACAAATGGGAAGTGACAGAGCCTATGAAGGAATGAATGAAAAAGGACTTTTTGTATCTACGATAGCTCTTCCAACAATGGGAGAGGAAGATAGGGAATTAACTCCACTTAAGATAAATAGCCTAAGTATGGTAAGGTTTATACTGGAAAGGGCTTCAAATGTATCCGAGGCAATGCATATAGTTAAAAGTTTTACTATAGACTATAGAATAAAATATGGTTGGCCAAAGGTACATTATTTCTTTGCAGATACTGGGAATAATATAGGAATATATGAAGAGAATGTTTTTGAGGAGATTATAAACCTTAATAGTGAAGAATATAGAATCCTAACTAATAGATCTGTTGAAAGTAAAATAGAATGTATTCGCTATAATAAGGTTAAAGACTTTTTAGAGAAAAATAAAGTTATAAAAGAGGTAGAGTGTATAGATATATTATCTATGGTAAAACAAGAAAGCCTAACTGCTTGGAGTACTATATATGATATAAATGAATTGAAGTTTTCAGTATTTATAGAACAAAACTTCGAAAATAAATACGACTTTGATTTAAGAAAATGCTTAAATAAAGGTAAATTCTCTGTAGATTTTGCAGAGTTAAAGTTAAATACTAAAGTTATGAAGAGAAAACGAAATGAAGGTTATGTTAAATTAGAGATCTTTTAA
- a CDS encoding choloylglycine hydrolase family protein, whose translation MCTAITLQSTQRENFFGRTIDFSYPIEPGLYVIPKNYEWYSLATMKKYIDYYSFICIGQETDGMLGFFDGVNERGFAAAALYFAGYAYYDLPIKDKEPIASLDFLHYILGRCDSIDDLKPLLEKIRIVGLPDPVTQTAAPLHWIATDRSGKCVVIEQTKTGLKIINNPIGVMANSPDFHWHMTNLRNYMNASITQQKEVHWGNVSLTPFGQGSGTLPLPGGFTSPERFVRTAFLKTHTQVPKNRLEATMAFFHIMNSVSIPKGIVLTDKGTYDYTKYTAFMNTNTCEYYFKTYENNQIVRASLWDYYVPSRQPTFLGKIVRPMSFEGC comes from the coding sequence ATGTGTACCGCCATTACATTACAATCTACACAAAGGGAGAACTTCTTTGGAAGAACCATTGATTTTTCCTATCCCATTGAGCCTGGGCTTTACGTAATTCCGAAAAATTACGAATGGTATAGCCTTGCAACAATGAAAAAATACATTGATTACTATAGTTTTATTTGTATCGGTCAAGAAACCGATGGTATGTTAGGTTTTTTTGATGGTGTAAATGAACGAGGTTTTGCTGCTGCAGCCTTATATTTTGCAGGTTATGCCTATTATGATTTACCGATAAAGGATAAAGAGCCTATTGCTTCTTTAGATTTTCTACATTATATTTTAGGACGTTGTGATTCCATAGATGATTTAAAGCCTTTATTAGAAAAAATCCGTATTGTCGGTCTACCAGATCCAGTTACACAAACAGCCGCCCCACTGCATTGGATTGCTACTGATAGAAGTGGCAAATGTGTTGTTATTGAGCAAACGAAGACAGGGCTTAAGATAATTAATAATCCAATAGGAGTCATGGCAAATAGTCCTGATTTTCACTGGCATATGACCAATCTAAGGAATTATATGAATGCATCAATTACGCAACAAAAGGAAGTTCATTGGGGAAATGTATCATTAACTCCTTTCGGTCAAGGTTCAGGAACTCTACCTCTCCCTGGAGGCTTCACATCTCCTGAGCGTTTCGTTCGTACAGCATTTCTAAAAACACATACGCAAGTTCCAAAAAACCGACTCGAAGCAACTATGGCATTTTTTCATATTATGAATAGTGTTTCTATTCCTAAGGGTATTGTTCTAACTGATAAAGGAACCTATGACTACACGAAATATACTGCTTTTATGAACACTAATACATGTGAATATTACTTTAAAACCTATGAGAATAATCAAATCGTAAGGGCAAGTCTTTGGGACTATTATGTACCTAGTAGGCAGCCAACCTTTCTAGGAAAAATTGTCCGTCCTATGTCATTTGAAGGTTGTTAA
- the gpmA gene encoding 2,3-diphosphoglycerate-dependent phosphoglycerate mutase, whose amino-acid sequence MIKLVLIRHGQSIWNLENRFTGWTDVDLTDSGLEEARNAGIILRKNGYEFDIAFTSVLKRAIRTLWIVLRSMDLMWIPIYKTWRLNERHYGALQGLNKSETAAKYGDEQVHIWRRSVDVRPPALEKSDSRYEANNPKYRELNEDEFPLTENLDDTEKRVLKYWHESIVPLIKANKKVIISAHGNTIRALVRYLDSVPSDGIADLNIPTGIPLVYELNDDLSPIRHYYLGLEGEIPAESIPRNIIK is encoded by the coding sequence ATGATAAAATTGGTACTAATAAGACATGGTCAAAGTATATGGAACTTAGAAAATAGATTTACAGGTTGGACAGACGTAGATTTAACTGATTCTGGATTAGAAGAGGCAAGGAATGCTGGAATAATATTAAGAAAGAATGGTTACGAATTTGATATAGCATTTACATCTGTTTTAAAAAGAGCCATAAGAACATTATGGATAGTACTCCGCTCAATGGATCTCATGTGGATACCAATTTATAAAACATGGAGACTTAACGAAAGGCACTATGGTGCGCTGCAAGGTTTAAATAAATCAGAAACCGCAGCTAAGTATGGTGATGAACAGGTTCACATATGGAGAAGGTCTGTTGATGTACGCCCACCAGCCTTAGAGAAAAGTGATAGTAGGTATGAAGCTAATAATCCAAAGTACAGAGAACTTAATGAAGATGAATTCCCACTAACAGAAAATCTTGATGACACTGAAAAGAGAGTTCTTAAATACTGGCATGAATCTATAGTTCCTTTAATTAAGGCTAATAAAAAAGTAATTATTTCAGCTCATGGTAATACAATTAGAGCACTGGTAAGATATTTAGATAGTGTACCTAGTGATGGTATTGCAGATTTAAATATCCCTACAGGAATTCCTTTAGTGTACGAATTAAATGATGACCTAAGTCCAATCAGGCATTATTATCTTGGACTTGAGGGAGAAATCCCAGCTGAAAGTATACCACGAAATATTATTAAATAA
- a CDS encoding aminotransferase class I/II-fold pyridoxal phosphate-dependent enzyme, producing the protein MKEIDQDSTPLFDAVKSYIQDEVIPFHVPGHKHGRGIPELTDFIGEQVLKMDLNGMKDLDFFNNPKGVILDAEKLFAKAFNAKEAFFLVNGTTSGIEVMIMSTCNPGDEIILPRNAHRSAISGIILSGAVPIYVEPEINKELGIANGVSVEKMKEAIATHPNAKAIFLINPTYYGFTSDIKTIAELAHKYNMSVLVDEAHGAHMYFHKDLPSTAMEQGADMCAMSMHKTGGSLTQSSALLVANDRISLERVKKVLDIIFTSSASYLLLCSLDIARKHMALRGNDLLQKTLDMVRWARNEINEIDGIYGFGKELVGSPGCFDFDETKLGINVRRLGFTGYEIEALLRKEYNIQIELADINNILALVSIGDRFEDLKLLINSLKDISSKCEIREYNVINSIPNYSKSLVSPREAFYSEKELLSLKESVGRIVGEMVMAYPPGIPVICEGEIMTKEIIDYINILKSENCELQGTIDPLVNHIQVLS; encoded by the coding sequence TTGAAAGAGATAGATCAAGATTCAACACCTTTATTTGATGCAGTTAAAAGCTATATACAGGATGAAGTAATCCCTTTTCATGTTCCTGGACATAAACATGGTAGAGGTATACCGGAACTCACAGATTTTATAGGTGAACAAGTATTGAAAATGGATTTAAATGGTATGAAGGATTTAGACTTTTTTAACAATCCTAAAGGTGTAATTTTAGATGCGGAAAAATTATTTGCAAAGGCATTTAATGCTAAGGAAGCCTTCTTTCTAGTAAATGGTACTACTTCTGGTATAGAAGTAATGATTATGAGTACCTGTAATCCAGGAGATGAAATAATATTACCTAGAAATGCTCATAGATCCGCAATAAGTGGGATTATATTAAGTGGAGCGGTACCTATTTATGTGGAACCAGAGATAAATAAGGAATTAGGAATCGCTAATGGTGTTAGTGTAGAAAAAATGAAAGAGGCTATAGCAACTCATCCTAATGCTAAAGCGATTTTTTTGATTAATCCTACTTATTATGGCTTTACATCTGATATAAAAACTATTGCAGAATTAGCTCATAAATACAATATGTCAGTACTAGTAGATGAGGCACATGGAGCTCACATGTATTTTCACAAAGATTTACCATCAACAGCAATGGAACAAGGAGCAGATATGTGTGCAATGAGCATGCACAAAACTGGAGGTTCCTTGACACAAAGCTCTGCTTTATTAGTAGCAAATGATAGAATTTCCTTAGAAAGAGTTAAAAAGGTTTTAGATATAATCTTTACATCGAGTGCTTCTTATTTGTTATTATGTTCCTTGGACATTGCTAGAAAGCACATGGCACTTAGAGGAAATGATTTATTGCAAAAAACATTAGATATGGTAAGATGGGCACGTAATGAAATAAATGAGATTGACGGCATATATGGATTTGGAAAAGAGCTAGTTGGTAGTCCAGGTTGCTTCGATTTTGATGAAACTAAGCTAGGAATTAATGTCAGAAGACTTGGATTTACGGGATACGAAATAGAAGCATTATTAAGAAAAGAATATAATATACAGATTGAATTAGCTGATATTAATAATATACTTGCTTTAGTAAGTATAGGAGATAGATTTGAAGATTTAAAATTATTAATAAATAGTCTAAAAGATATATCCTCAAAATGTGAAATAAGGGAGTATAATGTTATAAATTCAATACCTAATTATTCAAAAAGTTTAGTATCCCCTAGAGAAGCATTTTATTCAGAAAAAGAATTACTATCTCTTAAAGAATCAGTAGGTAGGATAGTAGGTGAGATGGTTATGGCATATCCTCCTGGAATACCAGTAATTTGTGAAGGTGAGATAATGACTAAAGAAATCATAGATTACATTAATATTTTAAAAAGTGAAAATTGCGAGTTACAAGGCACTATTGATCCTTTAGTAAACCACATTCAGGTTTTAAGTTAA